One Candidatus Obscuribacterales bacterium genomic window carries:
- a CDS encoding M56 family metallopeptidase, producing MISRGLLQALDEPHLQAVLAHEAGHRHYRDTFWTFWLGCLRRLTAWLPESDRLWHDLLLLREIRADRWATQSVDPIVLAEALIQVAQAPQSLFSNVAAEFSLTLMGDRITTRIQALLTPAPLQATHHPAQWLWFLVALFPLLIVPFHD from the coding sequence GTGATCAGTCGCGGGCTGCTTCAAGCTCTTGATGAACCTCATTTACAGGCCGTGTTAGCCCACGAGGCTGGGCATCGGCACTATCGAGATACGTTCTGGACTTTCTGGCTGGGTTGTTTACGACGGCTTACAGCTTGGCTGCCTGAGAGCGATCGCCTGTGGCACGATCTATTGCTATTACGAGAAATCCGTGCTGACCGCTGGGCAACTCAGTCTGTTGATCCCATTGTGTTAGCTGAAGCCCTCATCCAAGTTGCCCAAGCTCCACAGTCGTTGTTCTCAAACGTCGCCGCCGAATTTAGTCTTACCCTCATGGGCGATCGCATCACCACTCGTATCCAGGCCCTACTGACTCCTGCCCCGCTGCAAGCAACGCACCATCCCGCCCAATGGCTCTGGTTTTTGGTGGCTTTATTCCCGTTGCTGATCGTACCGTTTCATGATTGA